The following DNA comes from Bactrocera neohumeralis isolate Rockhampton unplaced genomic scaffold, APGP_CSIRO_Bneo_wtdbg2-racon-allhic-juicebox.fasta_v2 cluster11, whole genome shotgun sequence.
attgtttcttgaaggaatttcaaagtaatcgttaaattcatcctaaattagttaaaatcattattatgaagaaattttttttcttgagcatttacttgagagctggaaaCACACCTATAAAGCGAGaatggtttaaaaaattatatattagagAAAAACGTTATTATCCCTCATCGAGACcttcgggtctggccaggcatattttgtttttaaatgttatttaaatatatttagagtgtagcaaacgacttgcgcttccaggtagcttcctagaattttattgtctatagaattcagaaaaagaattcaaggatatcgtatcgaaaacgacgaaaaaaggatattataatattacaccttagtgcaccaatggtgcttggctagaccccatatattttgtatgaaaatatatgaactttggtatgtttctatcacttcgcacggtagATTTATCTGCTTTCATGTTcattacatgtccaaattggtttgtatgtttatctagatagatagataaattaatgaggattgcaccgcgacctagggtctattgtgccctctcctgaCTCACAGAGTCTCAGCTAGCCCCAGCAAATTGATGAACTAAAATATACTGgtaggtgctattgaggcgatgtgatccctatttagaAACATGGATCCTAGGGCCTTGGTCCTGCGCCTACAGATTGCCGTGCAAtccattagcaggtgttctggagtttcggGTTCCaaatcgcagaaccggcaatttgcacaagaagctaggcccatgttgaATAAGTGCTTCTTCAGCTTGCAATGGCCGGTGTAGAAGGCGATCAGTAGCCTGATTTTATTTCTTGGGAGATTGATTATGCATTTAAACCTTTTGAGGTTATAACTCTTCATCAGCAACTTTGCGTGCCGCAAGCCTGAAAGGTGTTGCCAATGTATCTCCCTACCCACTGCTACATCATTGCGGACCTgctcctttatggtgtggggACCCACCGCTATGAAAGGTTCCGGTCCTACCATGCTGGTGGATGCTGCAGAGCGGGCAAGCTCATCGGCCAGTTCATTACCGGCGATGCctctgtggcctggcacccaaatAAGGTGCACCTGGTTGCATTCTGCAAGACTGTTGAGCCGGtctatacactcctgcaccaatagcgatttTATCTCGTAAGACGAGATCGCCTTGAGTGCCGCTTGGCTGTCGCTAAGTATAGCTATACGTTCGTTGCGATAGCCGCGTTGGAGGTTCAACTCtacgcaccgacttatagcaaatacctccgcttggaatatgctcggaaacttacccataggtatggagagttttgtgcgtggtcctgcgacccctgcgccaattccctccgacgttttcgagccgtcggtgtaccacctgaTCGAGCTATCCCTGAGTAGCAGCTCGAATGCGGAGTCGCTCCATTCGGCCTTGCTGCCGAGGGTGATcttaaacttcttagtgaagttCAGCTTTTTGTTAATGCCGTCCCTTGGAAGAGGAGCCAGTGGTATAATGCCACTTAGCTCTTCCATGCGTTGGGACGAGATTATTTTACCTATGCCAGTCCcctctgctgtcatttgaagcAGAGTGTACTTGGCGACTTGACCAATTAGTAGGTGTAGCGGGGTGAGCTCCAGCAGGGCCTCAAGTGCAGCTGTCGGGCAGGTGCGCATAGCTCCTGTCATACAGACGCACGCAAGCCTTTGCAGTTTCGATAGTTTGAGTGCTACCACCACCGCCCCGTAGGTGACAATtggtcgcactatcatggtgtacaaccatctGATGATCCTTGGTTTGCACCCCCAGGATCTACCAGCCAGCCGGTTGCACACCATCAATGCCTTAGTAGCTTTGACCATGGTCAGGTCAATGTGCTGCTTCCATCTTAACGTGGAATTCAGCGTgagaccaagatatttgaccATGTTTGTCATCTCTATCTCCCTGCCTCCGAGTGTTAAGTTTCTCAGGCCAGGCAGAGACCTGCGCCTCGTAAATGGGACGATGGTCGTTTTCAGAGGGTTGATGTTTAGTCCAACACTGTTGCACCAACCCTTGGCTAGACCTAGTCCCCTTTGTACGATATCGCAGAGAGTACTCACAAATTTGCCTCTAGCTATGAtaacaatgtcgtccgcatatccTTGACAGCGGATTCCATTGTTTGTTAGCAGCACCAGTAGTTCGTCCACGACTAGGCTCCACAACAGGGGGGATAGAACTcctccctgtgggcagccctTAGTAGTACCGAGACGGATAGTGGTGCCTCCTGATGTGGTTTCAGCtattctggtgcgcagtacAGCTTCTATCCACCTGCGCACTGTAGgtgccacattccttttctccagtgccctTGCCACGCTCCCGTGGGACGcattgtcaaaggcaccttcgatgtctagGAAGGCGCATAGCGTCACCTCCCCCGTATCCAGCGAGCTCTGTATCTCCGAGGTTAGCTGGTACAGGGCGGTATTCGTCGACCTGCCCGCTCTGTACGCGTGCTGATTTGCATGCAGGGGTGTAGTTTCAAGTGCCTTCGATCTTATTTCCTGGTCTAGGATCTTTTCCATACTTTTCAGTAAGAAGGAGGTTAGACTAATCGGTCTAAAGGATTTAGCCAGCGAATAGTCTTTCCTTCCCACTTTCGGTATAAAGATCACTTTTGCTGTCCTCCAGGGTTCAGGGATATACGCCAGCGCCAGACTATCTCTCATCAGCTGTACAAGGTGTGGCAGTATGACCTGCTCACCTTGTTGCAGAAGCGCCGGAAAGATGCCGTCCGCACCCGGAGACTTGAATTTGGCGAACGAGGCCGTGGCCCACGTGACTGAGTCCGCAGTAAACAGATTTCTTGCGAGCACCCAGTCCAGGCGAGATGGCTTGTGCTCTGCTCCAGGTAGGCACAGGTCCACCTCAACCGTCTCCGGAAAATGCGCACGTAGGAGTACCGTAGCCCTGTGCcctatgtttatctaggtcaaatactttagccgctagagcgttttaaaggttcaaaatgttacattttttgtgaacgctattgccacgcccctggggaggttgagggctttcctgaaagccccagggctgaactaactcgcaaaatggttttaatctcccccggccccatacccctcaactgtagtgaaacaaaaggggggacatggtgaaaacccattttcgcctattgccacgcctaggtcaaatactttagccgctagagcgttttaaaaggttaagaaaaaatttaatttttttcaaaatgttacattttttgtgaacgctattgccacgccaagcgtgaacaaggcattcaatttgatttcaaccaaatcgagaggtaagaaatttcaaaaatgtatctatattgtacatatatgagcgtaaacacaacacgtatttccatacaaatgtatgtaatgttcgactaagtgtatcagaccgttggtctcgactaGGGTTATACAATACCTAATAAATACCGGTTTCATATTACCAATGGAAACTACAATATTTTTAGCTGTCTTACTATTTCCAAAGTctgaatataatatacatattcccAGAAACTCTTTTGTTAGATTTTTCTACTCCGATGATGTTTTTTGAAGCGCAGCCGAAGGCCACCCGCGCAAAAAGCAGCTCGACACAAAAGAACAATGAACACCCCGCAGTTGGACCGagcagagttatttttttaatcgcGTAAAacttagaatagcatccccggatttcggggataaaatgggttTCAGTGGATGGGTATCGCGCCGcgcatcaaaaaaaaataaccatggcaacccttttcttgGGGAATGTTTACTTTAGTATCCCATTTTGAAAAGGTTTTGCGCAAAGGGGGAGGGGGCTGGGGGCTTGCTCATTTGAAAGGTAATGAATAAAGCTTTTGAATAATAGCACCCTTCCCCCCCTAGGACCACGGGGGGCTCTAGGGCAGCCTCctgaaaatggtgtaaaatcgtagtttttccatacaattttcactaattattataaaatgtatgtatttttacgcatagagtgactctatgtttagtatttttattatttcaatgaattaaactggaaatccactttatttaaataataaaaacactgaaaattagaaattgtatatgtatcggTAATACCAAGATAACCCAACCAGCCATTTATACAAGACCCTCAAAAGTGGGCAATATATTACGTCCATATAACGaaatagtataatatattacattgaaacaagcgccgcaggcgaaaatttggaataaaaaatcacgtttaaaaatgtgctttttttgcttacttatatctaaaaaacaaattaacatttaacaataagtttacatttaaaccaaagtttaattcattggctatccgtgctatataaatttaaaaaaatccgtgCACGCATTTAGGAGGAATAAGCAGTGAAAATGAGATACTAAAATAAACCCAACCCCTTTTCTTATTGTACAAATGCAGAAAATTGtagctaaaataaaataattaaaaaaaaagctttatttacaacaaatattaaaaaaattatataaatttaaacgttatagtgaagtactagtaagtgaaaagtgcataatataagttaaaaagttactcacaatatacaaattatcaatgtaaaagttgtcaatttttcaactttaaatgcaaatatctttaaaactataagtcagtgGGGCACGATTCAGATTACTTTgtcggaggggtaaaaaaaacgaatttccgtataaatggggtatgtacggataggggagcttctccagagaaggaatatcaaaaaataatgtaaaaatctatataaataaaaatgaataccaaaaatgtatgtacgcgcataactcataacgcctggaccaattttgctaattctttttcttaaatattcgttgaagttcaaagatggtttttaaggcgcgaaaaattcgaataatttccggaaaacctctaaaaaacagcccttttcttttcccccatacaaacgttacagtgtgcgacaaaactaaagcacggaatctgccttgtcggtatttaaccgaataaaatcataaagtaggcattacgtgatgttttattgatttgtattattagttcatgtattcttcttttaaaattagtaaaaattaaacaaattaacttactaaaatattatataaaattaaatatatgaagaactccaaaaatctggtgcgacaaaacaaaagcacataactaagaatttacattaattgcacattaattgtttgtcaaacggtttttaatgatcaaaaatgttggatatgtgtagttattacctaattagaaaaatattaatgcatattcagttgcagttcgtcattcagtacggttggttgtatgttaaagagaaagatatttcaatggctcgaaataagtattctgttcattttagaaaaaaatttgttaaggattttaagaaaagagaatcggttatgactattgcaaaaaagtttggaataaaTCATCCTAATGTTTCCCGAACATTTAGCTGATTTGGCAAATCAAGCTCTTTGGTTACAGCGCATAGAGGTAGACGGCCGTGGAGAGCAACCGAACGAGAGGATAAGGGAGTCAttcgggcaataaaaaattacccttttatatcggcaatatctattgtaagacaattacggttaaatatattacagagatccatacaacgtcgagctgtcgatggggaattttcatgctacctgtagcaagttattgcaaaaaagccgtattatttatttaaagaacagactggcgtgattggaatttgtgaggatgcacataaattgagcgattaccaaatggcaaactgtacttttttctggcgaatcgaagtttaatatcaaagattgagatgggctgaagctggtaggcagaccgaagggacaacgcctaaatcaacgttataaaacaagcgcggtgaaacatggtggagacaatgtactagtgtggggttgttttccagggaatgcaataggataaattcatcatataaacagtataatggacaaatataagcataaaaatatttctcagaatattaatgctgccacatgttgcagaagaaatggctttaaaatggaGTTATCAACATGACAACGACCAGAAACACACTGCTATTTGTGCAAAACAGTGGTTTGTTGATAACAGGAATGAGGTTTTGAAGCGACTCGCACAATCACCTGATCTCAATCCCATAGAGAACCAATGGTAAATTGTAGATCGAAAAATCAgacttgagaattgtaaaaataaggccgttttatacattcaagtgaaggtagcatggaaaagcatttcctgggacacatcaaataaattaattgagtccatgcctagccgatgtgcaactgtattgaaaaataagggatacgcaaccaaatattgaaagacataaatttttcaatcataaaaccatttcgtgcttttgttttgtcgcaccaaatttttggagtttttcatatatggtattttatatattttttaataagttaatttgtttaatttttactaattttaaaagaagaatacatgaactaataatacaaatcaataaaacatcacgtaatgcctaatttatgattttattcagttaaataccgacaaggtagattccgtgctttagttttgtcgcacactgtattGGTTCAtagaccttgcgaaccttacaatcccactttggtttgtatgtttgacaataaatgcacaaaacactactcatgtgcttttctttcggaaacggaaatgggaaataatggatattcactgtatcggcgtcgctcaccagacgacaatggcagaacatttagcatttagaggcgtgaatatcgacgttaacaacacatcgaagttgacaacacatggatcgtaccatattcgtcacttttgtctaattcacattcaaaactcatgtcaatgttgaatattgcagattggtgaaatcgatcaaatacgtttgcaagtacgtctccaaagaaagcaacatagcggttattggccttg
Coding sequences within:
- the LOC126766064 gene encoding uncharacterized protein LOC126766064 gives rise to the protein MEKILDQEIRSKALETTPLHANQHAYRAGRSTNTALYQLTSEIQSSLDTGEVTLCAFLDIEGAFDNASHGSVARALEKRNVAPTVRRWIEAVLRTRIAETTSGGTTIRLGTTKGCPQGGVLSPLLWSLVVDELLVLLTNNGIRCQGYADDIVIIARGKFVSTLCDIVQRGLGLAKGWCNSVGLNINPLKTTIVPFTRRRSLPGLRNLTLGGREIEMTNMVKYLGLTLNSTLRWKQHIDLTMVKATKALMVCNRLAGRSWGCKPRIIRWLYTMIVRPIVTYGAVVVALKLSKLQRLACVCMTGAMRTCPTAALEALLELTPLHLLIGQVAKYTLLQMTAEGTGIGKIISSQRMEELSGIIPLAPLPRDGINKKLNFTKKFKITLGSKAEWSDSAFELLLRDSSIRWYTDGSKTSEGIGAGVAGPRTKLSIPMGKFPSIFQAEVFAISRCVELNLQRGYRNERIAILSDSQAALKAISSYEIKSLLVQECIDRLNSLAECNQVHLIWVPGHRGIAGNELADELARSAASTSMVGPEPFIAVGPHTIKEQVRNDVAVGGDAAPMATKPSPTNGSDKTRTLVGVSVGSRLGVTGAKPSAAVVAKGGSFIRGEIASTSRGTSARIMKGSTGNKSKAALARKLKSDRRLAAKILERYGDKHAGQVSEQHASTLEWAKKVLSEDDRVELKTSRTEPAVKRQRSHEGETSLVKKPRTGKAPTFSEIAKGAWARILGVLDRSREDGAMSHDEWKRVAAAISSVFLRVVKENPGPPPKCCRTMEIDPDLSDVASVGGGSSIGDSVFSLERLFEEVRVDHDLGAEIALLEESLKDKIPPD